From a single Osmerus mordax isolate fOsmMor3 chromosome 14, fOsmMor3.pri, whole genome shotgun sequence genomic region:
- the tmem144a gene encoding transmembrane protein 144a — protein MLIKVCSILLLATLCGETAECIQDASPVLQQGTVESTSWNLQVQLMTNSSNSTELAYGFISCGVAVFFYGSNFVPVKKINTGDGLFFQWVLCAAIWSVSLVVNIILGSPDFWPLAMVGGAVWATGNITVVPIVKTIGLGMGLLIWASFNLLIGWASSRFGWFGIDPEEVAKPTLNYYGAALCLLSALTFFFVKSDVNRQPSSPEEAPLLVDSCVNSDGGSMSDESWVDRLAPRKKRLVGSFLAVVAGLLYGSSFIPVLYIKNHADKPHSPFAGASQFDLDYVFAQFSGIFLTSTVYFLIYCAVMKNKPKVYPGAVLPGFVSGVMWGVATCCWFLANTYLSAVVSFPIITTGPGLIAALWGVLVFKEVKGCCNFMVLGAAFSLVLAGALLTAFSKG, from the exons ATGTTAATAAAGGTTTGCAGCATTTTGCTTTTGGCAACTTTATGTGGCGAGACAGCGGAATGTATTCAGGATGCAAGTCCTGTATTACAACAAG GTACGGTAGAGTCCACTAGCTGGAATCTACAGGTCCAACTTATGACGAATTCTTCAAATTCCACCGAGTTGGCGTATGGTTTCATATCATGTGGAGTGGCCGTGTTTTTTTACGGAAGTAACTTTGTCCCGGTGAAGAAAATCAACACCGGAGACG gcctGTTTTTCCAGTGGGTGTTGTGTGCAGCGATCTGGAGTGTGTCTCTGGTGGTGAACATCATCCTGGGATCACCTGACTTCTGGCCCCTAGCTATGGTTGGAGGAGCCGTCTGGGCTAcag gtaacATCACTGTAGTACCCATAGTGAAGACAATAGGCCTGGGCATGGGGCTCCTGATCTGGGCCTCATTCAACCTCCTGATAGGCTGGGCCAGCTCCAG gtttgGATGGTTTGGTATAGATCCAGAGGAGGTGGCCAAACCAACACTCAACTACTACGGAGCTGCACTCTGTCTACTCAG TGCGCTGACCTTCTTCTTCGTGAAGAGTGATGTGAACAGACAACCCTCCAGTCCAGAGGAGGCGCCCCTGCTGGTGGACAGC tgtgtgaacTCGGACGGCGGCTCCATGTCGGATGAGTCGTGGGTGGACAGACTGGCCCCTCGGAAAAAACGCCTGGT GGGGTCCTTTCTGGCAGTTGTAGCAGGTCTTCTCTACGGGTCCTCCTTCATTCCGGTTCTCTACATAAAGAACCATGCTGACAAGCCACACAGTCCCTTCGCTGGTGCCAGCCAGTTTG acctgGACTATGTGTTTGCCCAGTTCAGTGGGATCTTCCTGACCAGCACTGTCTACTTCCTGATCTACTGTGCTGTCATGAAGAACAAACCTAAGGTCTACCCTGGAGCTGTGCtgcctg GCTTCGTGTCAGGTGTAATGTGGGGAGTGGCCACATGCTGTTGGTTTCTGGCAAACACCTACCTGAGTGCTGTGGTCAGCTTCCCCATCATCACCACG GGTCCTGGTCTAATTGCTGCATTGTGGGGAGTCTTGGTCTTTAAGGAAGTGAAG ggctGCTGTAACTTCATGGTTCTGGGAGCAGCCTTCTCGCTGGTCTTGGCAGGAGCCCTGCTGACGGCGTTCTCCAAGGGGTAG
- the spcs3 gene encoding signal peptidase complex subunit 3: protein MNTVLSRANSLFAFSLSVMAALTFGCFVTTAFKDRSVPVDIHVSRVMLKSVDDFTGPRERSDLGFITFDLSADLRPIFDWNVKQLFLYLSAEYATRTNALNQVVLWDKIVLRGESTKLNLRETKSKYFFFDDGNGLRANKNITLTLSWNVVPNAGMLPLVEGSGHISLPFPDTYETTKSY from the exons ATGAATACTGTACTTTCGAGGGCGAATTCCCTCTTTGCCTTTTCCCTAAGCGTAATGGCTGCGCTCACGTTCGGCTGTTTCGTCACAACTGCGTTTAAAGACCGTAGCGTGCCAGTGGACATCCATGTATCCCGAGTTATGCT TAAAAGTGTGGACGACTTTACAGGgccgagagagaggagtgacctAGGCTTCATCACGTTTGATCTCTCAGCTGAT CTGAGGCCCATATTCGACTGGAACGTGAAGCAACTCTTCCTGTATCTGTCTGCAGAGTATGCCACCAGGaccaat gctcTGAACCAGGTGGTTCTGTGGGATAAGATCGTCCTAAGAGGAGAGAGCACCAAGCTCAACCTCAGAGAAACCAAGTctaaatacttcttttttgaCGATGGAAACGGCCTCAG AGCCAATAAGAAcatcaccctaaccctgtcaTGGAACGTTGTCCCCAACGCTGGGATGCTGCCCCTTGTGGAGGGATCTGGACACATCTCTCTGCCCTTCCCTGACACATACGAGACCACCAAGAGCTACTAA